In Deinococcus aerophilus, a single window of DNA contains:
- a CDS encoding organic hydroperoxide resistance protein gives MTIIYTAQAAATGGRAGTARSEDGRLDLSLSVPADMGGDGGPGTNPEQLFAAGYAACFQGALGVVARRQKITLSDDSVITARVGLQKVGLAFALDVELEGHFPGLSEEQGQQLMESAHQICPYSVATRGNVDVRLRVKS, from the coding sequence ATGACCATCATTTACACCGCGCAGGCCGCAGCCACCGGGGGTCGTGCCGGCACGGCCAGGAGCGAGGACGGGCGCCTGGACCTGTCCCTCAGCGTCCCCGCCGATATGGGCGGCGACGGCGGCCCCGGCACCAACCCCGAGCAACTGTTCGCCGCCGGCTACGCGGCCTGCTTTCAGGGAGCGCTGGGTGTGGTGGCGCGGCGACAGAAGATCACCCTGAGCGACGACAGCGTCATCACGGCCCGGGTGGGCCTGCAGAAGGTCGGGCTGGCCTTTGCGCTGGATGTGGAACTCGAAGGGCACTTTCCCGGCCTGAGTGAGGAACAGGGCCAGCAGCTGATGGAGTCTGCCCACCAGATCTGTCCGTACAGCGTGGCCACCCGCGGCAACGTGGACGTGCGCCTGAGGGTGAAATCCTGA
- a CDS encoding flotillin family protein, translating into MTATVIVAALILLGILLVFVLIQSFLIVVPPNRVLVISGRSRQTAEGDTVGYRVVRGRRAFRIPLLEKVSWMDMTTNPLDLSIENAYSKGGIPLKIHAVANVKINAHEPQLSNAIERFLDVPREALTSIVRDTLEGNLRGVVATLTPEEINEDRLRFAEALIEEAEHDTQNLGIKLDTLKIQNVTDVGGYLDSIGRRKTAEVLKEARIAEANRNAEASEVEAQQRSRIAQTTAQQAILERDSELRVRTAELDSVASSRENEARVNAERARVIAEQQLEQERVSLIQKRLEADLVAPARARREAELLDAQAAAAPITEQGRANAEAVRLIVDAFREAGAEGERAFVLNMLPGIIDRFAQSVQGMQIDKLTVIDSGSGQATRNAVQTLPANVIGLIEQVENATGVNLLSLLRQRPASADLASAGAPTPLAVAND; encoded by the coding sequence ATGACTGCAACCGTGATCGTCGCCGCCCTGATTCTGCTGGGCATCCTGCTGGTTTTCGTGCTCATCCAGAGCTTTCTGATTGTGGTGCCGCCCAACCGGGTGCTCGTGATCAGTGGGCGCAGCCGCCAGACCGCGGAGGGGGACACGGTGGGCTACCGCGTGGTCCGCGGCAGGCGGGCCTTCCGCATTCCGCTGCTGGAAAAGGTGTCGTGGATGGACATGACGACCAACCCACTGGACCTGAGCATCGAGAACGCCTATTCCAAGGGCGGCATTCCCCTCAAGATCCACGCCGTCGCCAACGTCAAGATCAACGCGCACGAGCCACAGCTCTCCAACGCCATCGAGCGCTTTCTGGACGTGCCGCGTGAGGCCCTGACGAGCATCGTGCGCGACACCCTGGAGGGCAACCTGCGCGGTGTGGTGGCCACCCTGACCCCCGAGGAGATCAACGAGGACCGGCTGCGCTTCGCCGAGGCCCTGATTGAGGAGGCCGAACACGACACCCAGAACCTCGGGATCAAGCTCGATACCCTCAAGATTCAGAACGTGACCGATGTGGGCGGCTACCTCGACAGCATCGGGCGGCGCAAGACCGCCGAGGTGCTCAAGGAGGCCCGCATCGCCGAGGCCAACCGCAATGCCGAGGCCAGCGAGGTCGAGGCCCAGCAGCGCTCCCGCATCGCGCAGACCACCGCGCAGCAGGCCATTCTGGAGCGCGACAGCGAGCTGCGCGTGCGCACGGCCGAGCTGGACTCGGTGGCGTCCTCGCGCGAGAACGAGGCCAGGGTCAACGCCGAACGCGCCCGCGTGATCGCCGAGCAGCAGCTGGAACAGGAGCGGGTCTCGCTGATCCAGAAGCGCCTGGAAGCCGATCTGGTGGCGCCCGCCCGCGCACGCCGGGAAGCCGAACTGCTGGATGCCCAGGCCGCCGCCGCCCCGATCACCGAGCAGGGCCGCGCCAACGCCGAGGCCGTGCGCCTGATCGTGGACGCCTTCCGGGAAGCGGGGGCCGAGGGCGAGCGCGCCTTCGTACTGAACATGCTGCCCGGCATCATCGACCGGTTTGCCCAGAGCGTGCAGGGCATGCAGATCGACAAGCTGACGGTCATCGACAGCGGCAGCGGTCAGGCCACCCGCAACGCCGTGCAGACCCTGCCCGCCAACGTGATCGGCCTGATCGAGCAGGTGGAGAACGCCACGGGGGTCAACCTGCTCAGCCTGTTGCGGCAGCGCCCGGCTTCTGCGGACCTGGCTTCTGCGGGGGCCCCCACGCCGCTGGCCGTCGCCAACGACTGA
- a CDS encoding NfeD family protein, with product MVDVYLICLMVGGGLFLLSLLGGHDSALGEHGADVDHPEMGDVASWFTVRSLVSFTAFFGLAGVLGGVAGVSGWGRLVMALVTGLAVGGFTVFMFRLARGRGEVNGGTGKLAGRTGQVLVAPAPGRSGQVAVTVAGQIEHAPARSDDPLKPGDPVIVIGAHRGVLDVKFWDGGL from the coding sequence GTGGTGGACGTATACCTGATCTGTCTGATGGTGGGCGGCGGCCTGTTTCTGCTGTCGCTGCTGGGCGGCCACGATTCCGCTCTGGGGGAGCATGGGGCGGACGTGGACCATCCCGAAATGGGCGACGTCGCCTCGTGGTTCACCGTGCGCTCGCTGGTCAGCTTCACCGCCTTCTTTGGGCTGGCCGGCGTGCTGGGCGGTGTGGCCGGGGTGTCCGGGTGGGGCCGGCTGGTGATGGCGCTGGTCACCGGACTGGCGGTCGGAGGCTTCACGGTCTTCATGTTCCGGCTGGCGCGCGGCCGCGGCGAGGTCAACGGCGGCACGGGCAAGCTGGCCGGCCGCACCGGCCAGGTGCTCGTGGCCCCCGCGCCGGGCCGGTCCGGCCAGGTGGCCGTGACGGTCGCGGGGCAGATCGAGCATGCCCCGGCCCGCAGCGACGACCCGCTGAAGCCCGGCGACCCGGTCATCGTGATCGGCGCGCACCGCGGTGTTCTGGACGTCAAGTTCTGGGACGGGGGCCTGTAA
- the pdxH gene encoding pyridoxamine 5'-phosphate oxidase, with translation MTDLTGLRVSYTRAALSRADLNRDPLAQFQDWFAQAQAAQLPEPYALSLATADATGRPGVRTVLLRGADERGLTFYTNFESHKGHDLTANPQAEMLFYWAELERQVRAYGRVSRIPDAEADAYFHVRPRDSQLAAHASDPQSAPIASRAALEAGFAALHTRFPEGTTVPRPDFWGGYRLSVQEWEFWQGRPNRMHDRFRYARSAEGWRIERLMP, from the coding sequence ATGACCGACCTGACCGGCCTGCGCGTGTCCTACACCCGCGCCGCCCTGTCGCGGGCGGACCTGAACCGTGATCCGCTGGCCCAGTTTCAGGACTGGTTCGCGCAGGCGCAGGCGGCGCAGTTGCCCGAACCCTACGCCCTGTCGCTGGCGACGGCGGACGCCACCGGGCGGCCCGGCGTCCGCACGGTGCTGCTGCGCGGCGCAGACGAGCGCGGGCTGACCTTCTACACCAATTTCGAGTCCCATAAGGGCCACGACCTCACGGCCAATCCACAGGCCGAGATGCTGTTCTACTGGGCCGAACTGGAACGTCAGGTGCGGGCCTATGGCCGCGTCTCGCGGATTCCGGACGCCGAGGCCGACGCCTACTTTCACGTGCGCCCCCGCGACAGCCAGCTCGCCGCCCATGCCAGCGACCCCCAGAGCGCGCCCATTGCCAGCCGCGCGGCGCTGGAGGCTGGGTTCGCCGCGCTGCACACGCGCTTTCCCGAAGGCACCACCGTGCCCCGCCCGGATTTCTGGGGCGGCTACCGCCTGAGCGTGCAGGAATGGGAATTCTGGCAGGGAAGGCCGAACCGTATGCACGACCGCTTCCGGTATGCGCGGTCGGCGGAGGGCTGGCGCATCGAACGGCTGATGCCGTAG
- a CDS encoding DNA-formamidopyrimidine glycosylase → MPELPEVETTRRKIEPLLRGRIITRVEHDAPHRYRDTHLAVGRRVQGLSRRGKYLLLQLTAADAAEDTPHDLEFIVHLGMTGGFRLEGGKHTRVTLSTEGGEPLFFNDPRRFGKMAVVRPGEYAGMPTLAAMGPEPLSDDFEETGFVRQAGHCGAVKPWLLSQKPVSGVGNIYADESLWLARLHPAQTCLTPAEAARLYAAIREVMAAAVEAGGSSLGSGVGNYRQHDGLSGLFQHQHHVYGRAGQPCERCGTGIVKTVLAQRGTHHCPQCQPLRPAGEGA, encoded by the coding sequence ATGCCAGAACTGCCGGAAGTGGAGACCACGCGCCGCAAGATCGAGCCGCTGCTGCGCGGACGGATCATCACGCGGGTCGAACACGACGCGCCGCATAGGTACCGGGACACCCATCTGGCGGTAGGCCGGCGCGTTCAGGGCCTGTCGCGGCGCGGCAAGTACCTGCTGCTGCAGCTCACGGCGGCGGACGCGGCCGAGGACACCCCGCACGACCTGGAATTCATCGTTCACCTGGGCATGACCGGGGGCTTCCGGCTGGAGGGGGGCAAGCACACCCGCGTCACCCTGAGCACCGAGGGAGGCGAACCCCTCTTCTTCAACGACCCCCGGCGCTTTGGCAAGATGGCCGTGGTCCGGCCCGGCGAGTACGCGGGCATGCCCACCCTGGCCGCCATGGGCCCGGAACCGCTCTCGGACGACTTTGAGGAAACCGGGTTCGTGCGGCAGGCCGGACACTGCGGGGCGGTCAAGCCGTGGTTGCTGTCGCAGAAGCCGGTCAGCGGTGTGGGCAACATCTATGCCGATGAGAGCCTTTGGCTCGCCCGCCTCCACCCAGCCCAGACCTGCCTGACGCCCGCCGAGGCCGCCCGGCTGTACGCGGCCATCCGTGAGGTGATGGCGGCGGCGGTGGAGGCAGGCGGCAGCAGCCTGGGCAGCGGCGTGGGCAATTACCGCCAGCACGACGGCCTGAGCGGGCTGTTCCAGCACCAGCATCATGTGTATGGCCGCGCCGGTCAGCCGTGTGAACGCTGCGGCACCGGGATCGTCAAGACGGTGCTTGCCCAGCGGGGCACGCACCACTGCCCGCAGTGCCAGCCGCTGCGGCCCGCCGGGGAAGGCGCATGA
- a CDS encoding pyroglutamyl-peptidase I: MSTLLLTGFEPFHTHPANPSAEAAQELDGLQLGSLQGGGVQVVSALLPVEPHAAASVLEGLLERHRPGAVLLTGLAAGRPHVTLERVALNVMDFSIPDNAGNTYRDAPAHPHPDAPPAHLSTLPLRAILAAWREAGIPGSISNTAGLYVCNAVMYRARQWLTERDRPGVPCGFLHLPANAAVALAAPEDRPALPYLPQPEITRAVRVAAQTVAAELPVLTGSR, from the coding sequence ATGTCCACACTGCTGCTCACCGGGTTCGAGCCGTTTCACACCCATCCCGCCAATCCCAGCGCGGAGGCGGCGCAGGAACTGGACGGCCTGCAACTGGGCAGCCTGCAAGGGGGTGGGGTGCAGGTTGTCTCGGCGCTGCTGCCGGTGGAACCGCACGCCGCCGCCTCGGTGTTGGAGGGGCTGCTGGAGCGCCACCGCCCCGGCGCGGTGCTGCTGACCGGTCTGGCGGCGGGCCGCCCACACGTCACGCTGGAACGGGTGGCCCTCAACGTCATGGATTTCTCCATTCCCGACAACGCCGGCAACACCTACCGTGACGCGCCCGCGCACCCGCATCCAGACGCGCCCCCGGCGCACCTGAGCACGCTGCCGCTGCGGGCCATCCTGGCCGCGTGGCGGGAGGCCGGGATTCCAGGCAGCATCAGCAACACGGCGGGCCTGTACGTGTGCAACGCCGTGATGTACCGCGCCCGGCAGTGGCTGACCGAACGGGACCGGCCCGGGGTGCCGTGCGGCTTTCTGCATCTGCCCGCCAACGCGGCGGTGGCGCTGGCCGCCCCCGAGGACCGCCCGGCGCTGCCGTACCTGCCGCAGCCGGAAATCACGCGGGCGGTGCGGGTGGCGGCCCAGACGGTGGCGGCCGAACTCCCGGTCCTGACTGGAAGCCGGTAA
- a CDS encoding cupin domain-containing protein codes for MRSRTPSPQAAYSQHGHPGRPDVCAADRRNEQHPAGLRTRSGRREPPHLHHALEEGFTCRDGELSVLLGRQTLNVPPGETVTVARGVIHRFFNATARPVRFRIEVSPGNRDFGDSLIILQGLANDGLTNRKSIPKQPAPMGLVAELGDIWSPFPLSLLNPVVRPFAARARKQGMLQELRRHYCPS; via the coding sequence CTGAGGAGCCGCACCCCCAGCCCTCAGGCTGCGTATTCACAACACGGTCATCCAGGACGTCCTGACGTCTGTGCAGCGGACCGACGGAACGAGCAGCACCCTGCTGGACTTCGAACCCGCTCCGGGCGGCGGGAACCCCCGCATCTTCACCACGCCTTGGAGGAGGGCTTCACCTGTCGGGACGGAGAGCTGAGCGTCCTGCTGGGCCGGCAGACCCTGAACGTGCCGCCGGGCGAGACCGTCACGGTGGCCCGGGGCGTCATCCACCGCTTCTTCAATGCCACCGCGCGCCCAGTCCGGTTCCGGATCGAGGTCTCTCCCGGCAACCGGGATTTCGGGGACAGCCTGATCATTCTGCAGGGCCTGGCGAACGATGGCCTGACCAACCGCAAGAGCATTCCAAAACAGCCTGCCCCTATGGGACTGGTTGCGGAACTGGGCGACATCTGGTCGCCGTTTCCCCTGAGCCTGCTCAATCCGGTGGTGCGTCCGTTTGCGGCCCGCGCCCGCAAACAGGGAATGCTCCAGGAACTCAGGCGGCACTACTGCCCGTCCTGA